ATCCCACCCTCTCCGTTTTAAGTAGGTCTTGAAAAGTCTTCTGATGTCCCCAACCCGTTGTGGTTAGGCACTTTTTGAGTGCTTGGTGGTCCTTGGTGTGCTTGCAAACACCAGGGTGTCCAGTAAAAGTGTTTGGTGACTCCTGAAATGTCTCTCACTGACTGAGAAGTTCGTGCTCAGACTTCAGGCAACAAAAGACAGAAAAAGAGATGTGGTGAATTGTTGTATGTCGTCGTCGGACCCGATAAGCAGAGGTGTGGAACGTCGTTTATCGGCATCACTCGACTCCCTTCTAAAAGTCCCAAAAACTGGGGCGATTGGGTTGAGGTTTGAATCTCCCCTGGCGTCTGGGATGGTCAGGGTAATGATGCAGACCTTGATTGATGACCTTAAATATTACTTGCTAATAGAGCGGTTATCCACAATTTTAATCATATGTGCTTCCTTGTCATTGCAATAATCTTCCACACATTTGCGAATAGTGTCGCCTAGTTTTAGGTTTTCAGTGTAACAAAGTAATTTTAATCGTTGATATGACTCGTCTGGTAAATCGACGGAGATACGCTTGCTCGCCATGGAAATGCCGAATCAAGGCGGCCGTAAAAACATTCCTCACTGTAATGTGAAGAGGGACATAAAAGTGGGGAATCCTGTCAGATCCTTGAACCCTCACAAATAAAGGGGTATGCGTTTGTGCATGCAGCCGAGCACAGTATCTGTCTTGCCAGCCGTTAGGGCTTAATAGGGCGATTGAGGGATAGTTGTTTGAGCGGATTTACATGAAAGTTCATGAGCTGAAATTGGCGCTACTAGCTTGATAAGATCTGGATACACAAATGTTCGTCTTTGCTCGAAAGATCCAGCAAAGTCTCAAGGACTTCTTTTTTTTTTATGTCCGTTGAGTACCGAAAAAGCCAAATAAAAGAACTTGGCATCGGTGCTTTCTATTGCGTGGATTATCAAGACCTTACTGAAATGCGCTGGGTCCGTAACTCTTTCCAAACTTGGGAAGATGTCATCGCAATCATGGAGTCACTCCCGTATGGTTGTGACCACGAAGGAGAGCAGGTTCCTCTCTTTGACAATTTTCGAATCACTCCCGAATCCTACCTTTCTGAGCTCGGTCAGAAGTATGACGAGACAGAAGAAAAGTATGTGAATGATTCCACCACGAATCGTCAGTACATACTTGACGAGAGATACGAAAATCTTGCTGAGAAGATCACTGGTCAGCAGTCACTTGCTCGCAAGATCAAAGAACCTCTGGACGAATATGAGTCACGCATTCGTGAGCACACAGAGGAGGAGGAAAGCAAATGGTTGCTCCCTTCCGAAGAGAGCAACACTCCTTACCAGAATCTCCAAAAGAAACTTGTAAAGGATTATCGAGCAAGCAATCCAGCACCCAGTCCATTCCTCCAGGGAAATGGAACCTTCCGTGAGGAAATGGATGGTGCTGAGAGACTGAAGAAGCAGCTGTTAGAAGCACAATTCCTTGAGCTTGAACCACTCCCACGCACTCTCGAGTGCCTGGTTGATGATTGGTCTTAGGGGGGCTGGAGAGCCCTCTGAAGCAACTCACCCCCTTACGAGGAAACAGGGGTTTCGGGACACCCTTCTGCTGCCAGGTTTAGTAAGCAGGTATTGGCCCTGCACCTTATGGGAGATGGATGGTTGATGAGCTCTGAAAGCCGCTGAACCCTTCAGTTTCAGAGGGATGAGAAAGTATGGGCAAAGGGCTTAAGGGCTTTTGTTGATATGGCTCGACCATTTAAGGGTTTGTATTTGAGATTGACAGGAGCCCCTCTTTTCTTCTCGTTTGTCACCTATACCCCTCAGTCAAAGGAGCAAATGATTGCTTGTGGTGACCTTCTTCAAGGAGAAGAGTTCTTGAGTCAGGTTGTTTGTGATTTCCTATTGTTTGTCTCAGAAGGCATTCTTGGCCGATCTTTAACGCCTGATTTCCCAATTTCTTACGATGATGTCATTATTGTTTGCTCTCGTCAGCGTGGAGATGGTGTTCAGCATGAATACCTGATTCAGATTATCGATCGCAGTTGGACCCATGAAGGTCAGCTGCTACTTCTCAGTGACTTGGCTCTGGTTTTGTCGAATCCGCTTTGGGATGGCGCAATGTTAAGGCGTGATTGATGGCTATGAATTGCGGATAGCAGGGTGTTTTATGCCAGTAGTTCTTATGGGATTTAGTTTTTATCTGATAGAAATAATTGCATAAAATAAAAGCATCAATGCGGTGAATCCTCCAAGCCAGTATTTTGCGACGATGAGCAGGTGCTTTTTCAAATTGATTGCTTGTGTGGGCTGTTTAAAATGTTTGTTTGGTAAGTTTTTCGACCGACTAAGAATGAAACAAGAGAACTAGCCCCTGGCTGACTTGATGGAATTCACGCTCTTCCCGGCTTAAATCCAGCCCAATCTCTAAACCTTCCTTTAAAGCGATTTCAAATGGTGGCGTGGAAGGCGGAGACGCGTCGATCGATAACGCTGCGATTCCAATCGCAGTGGCATGCCACCGAAAGCGACCTGTTTCTCCGATCGTTGGCTCTTGGAGAGCTTCCTCGAGAAGGGCGCTGATGGACGTGTCGGTGGAAGTCATGCCCCAGCTTCGGAATTCTTGCTCTTGGCCGCAATTGGCTGAGAGACTTCTTGACCTGTTTCTGTCAGCAAATGCTGTTATCTGCTGATCCGGCGGCTGCGCGCACGCGGGCCGAGCTCAGCAGTTCGTGCTGTGCCGTTGCGGTGACTGGCCCTTTTACTCTTTTGGTTGTGCCCTGTTGCGGTTCAGTAGATTGAGACTCAAGGGACACTGGATGCATGTCAGTCTGCGTCGGACGTCATTTCAGGCTGGTGGATCCACTCTGAGACGGCGCGCGACGAAGCGGCATCTCGAGTTGTTGTCAGCTCCTCCCTCGGTGCTCACGTCAGTGGCATTGGTACGAAAGCAAAGCCGGTTGGGACGCTCGCTGAAGCGAAGCGGTGATATTGCCTTCTCCTTGCTGGCCTTAGGCCTTGGATCGCCTGCTTTTCTCTTAATTGCCGCCTTGGTGAGCCTGAGTTCGCCCGGCCCCGTGTTCTATGTCCAGAAACGGGTTGGTCGTCGATATCGTCATTTTGGTTGCATCAAATTCCGCACGATGCGCGCAGATGCCGACGCTGTTCTGCAGCGCGTGTTGGCTGAGTCACCTGAAATGCGTGCTGAGTTTGAGCGTGATTTCAAGCTCCGTCAGGACCCTCGCATTACCCCGATTGGCCGTTTTTTAAGGCGTTCGAGCCTCGATGAACTCCCTCAGTTCCTGAACGTCCTCCTTGGTGAGATGAGCGTTGTAGGACCACGTCCCATCGTGGATAAGGAAATCGAGCGCTATGGCCCCTTCATGGATGAGGTTTTGGCCGTTCGGCCTGGTTTAACCGGGTTGTGGCAGGTGAGTGGTCGCAACAATCTCAGCTATCCCAAACGGGTGAGGCTGGATTTGGCTTATTCGCGAGGTCGCTCTTTCCTTCTCGATTTGGCGATCATCCTGCGTACTTTTGGAGTGCTACTCCTGCCCATGGATCGTGGTGCCTACTGAACGAACGAGCACCCAGCGGCAACTAGCAACCAAGCACCTTCCAGCCTGAGGCCAAGGTTCAACATTTTGCGCACACCTGAGGCCGTCGCCTTCCCGGATTGGCGGGAAAGCAGCGGTTTGTTGATCCAAGTGTTGCCGTAGCGATTGAACCCACCCATTTGCACATCGGCGCAGTGGGCAAAAATTGATTCTGAAAGTCCTGCATTTGGAGAGGGATCTGGTGTCCCATCCGCTGCGGCGGCAAGCACGGTTGTTCGCCATTGGGTCCAGCTCAAGCTCACGAGTGGAAGCGTGATCAGGACCAATCTGCAGGGCAGCCAGGTCAGAAGATCGTCGAGCCGCGCTCCAGCAGTACCGAGCCAGCGCAGTCGTCCATGCTTGTAACCAAGCATCGAATCGAGGGTGCTGCTTGCTTTGAACGCCCATGCCAAGGCCAGGGGGCCTGGACCTTGGCTGAATCCCGCTTTCCAAAGGCCGGCTCCGATTAGCATCCAAAACAAGGGGGCAAACAGCCCATCCACTGCGTTTTCACTGGCTGTTTCTGCGCTGGCTCTGAGGATGTCGTCTTGATCCAATTGGCTCACATCCCTGCCCACAATCCAACTCAGGCAATCCCTTGCAGATGGGAGATCGGGCAGGGCCTGAATGACGGCCAGCACGCTGTCGCGAAGGCTGCGTGCTGCGAGGGCGCTCGCTAAGCCAATTACGACTAAAAGTACCGCCAACGGATGGGGCAACGGAGACTGCGGCAAAATCAGCCGCTCGAGCAGCCAGCCCGTTCCGCCGCTGCCCAACACCAAAACGAGTGTGATCAGGCCACCACCTGCCCGCAATCGAAAGGGCAGGTCTCCTGCCCAGGCTTCGATCCAGTGTCGGAGTCCAGTGATAACGCGACCCATGGCCACCACTGGATGGGGGCACCAGCGGGGATCGCCGACCAGCAGGTCAAGGCCTGCGGCGGCGATCACCAGCAGAACGGGATCGCTCAGGCCGCCTTGAGCCAGCTGAACATCGAACGCAGCCCCTTGCCGACTTTCTCGATCGGATGCTCGGCATCACGAGCGCGAACTTTATTCATTTCAGGTTTACCGGCTGCGCATTCCGCCACGAAGTTCTTGGCAAAGGTTCCGTCTTGGATGTCGGAGAGGATCCTCTTCATCTCCGCTTTGGTGTCTGCGGTGATCAGACGAGGGCCACTCACGTAGTCCCCGTATTCCGCCGTATTGGAGATGGAGTCGCGCATGGAGGACAGACCGCCCTTCACCATCAAGTCAACGATCAACTTGACTTCGTGCAGGCACTCGAAATAAGCGAGCTCAGGCTGATAACCGGCTTCCACCAGGGTTTCGAAGCCAGCTTTGACCAACTCCGAGAGACCGCCGCATAGAACAGCTTGTTCCCCAAATAGATCGGTTTCGGTTTCTTCCTTGAAGTTGGTTTCAAGGATGCCTGCGCGCGTGCCGCCGATGCCTTTCGCGTAGGCCATGGCAAGCCCGCGTGCGTTTCCGGAAGCGTCCTGTTCGATCGCGAATAGCGCTGGAACCCCCTGACCGTTCTGGTACTCCCAGCGCACGGTGTGTCCGGGGCCTTTCGGAGCGATCATCAATACGTCTACATCGGCAGGTGGCTTGATGAGCTCAAAGCGAATGTTGAAGCCGTGAGCGAAACTTAAAACCTTGCCGGCGCTGAGGTGTGGGGCGATCTCTTTCTCGTAGACCTCTTTCTGAAATTCATCGGGCAGCAGCACCATGATCCAGTCGGCCTTAGCGGATGCATCCGCCACGCTCAGCACTTCCAGGCCGTCGGCTTTGGCTTTCTCGGCTGAACGGCTGCCGGCATAAAGACCAACAACCACATTCACGCCGCTGTCTTTGAGGTTCAGGGCATGGGCATGTCCCTGAGATCCATATCCGATGATGGCTACCGTCTTGCCGCTCAGAAGCGAGAGATCGGCGTCTGAGTCGTAAAAAAGCTGAGCCATCCGGTCGGAACCTGCTGGAGACAATACTGAAGTTTACGGATGGGCCGGATTGACCCTCAAGCTTCGTTGGGGTGGGAAATCACCCGATCGATCAAGCCGTAATCCTTGGCTTCTGCCGCACTCAAGAAATAATCCCGGTCGGTGTCCTTCTCGATTTTTTCAAAACTCTGCCCCGTCATGTCGGCCATCGAGCGGTTAAGCATTTCCTTCATCCGCAGGATTTCCCTGGCTTCGATTTCGATATCGCTCGCCTGCCGTTGCGCCGTACCTCCGAGAGGCTGGTGAATCATGATTCGGCTGTGGGGAAGAGCCAAGCGCTTGCCTTTCGTGCCTGCCGTCAACAAGAAGGCACCCATCGATGCAGCTAGTCCTACGCAGATCGTGACAACGTCACTCTTCACGTACTGCATGGTGTCGTAGATCGCTAAACCAGCGGTTACGGATCCACCTGGGGAATTGATATACAGGTAGATGGGCTTGCTGCTGTCTTCGGAATCGAGATACAGCATCTGGGCGACGAGGCTGTTAGCAACTCCGTCATTCACGTCTTGGCCAAGGAACAAAATCCTCTCGACTCCAAGGCGGGTGTAGATATCGACCCAGCGCTCCATTTGGCTGCCGGGGAGGCGATAGGGAACGCTGGGGGTACCGATCGGCATGGGTCTTCAGATGGGTTGAAGGAGATAAAAAATGGTCTGGTTAAACACCCACGGCTGGTTCAAGAGCTTTGGTGTTTTCAACTACAAGCGCAGTTGGTATGTGGATGCGTGATTAGCCCACTGCAGCCGGCAGGTCCTTGCGACTATCCAAGACCCGATCAATCAGGCCGTAGGTCACCGCTTCTTGAGGGGTGAGATAACTCATCCTGTCTGAATCAGCAGAGAGTTCTTCCACGCTGCGACCGGTGTTGGTCGAGAGGATTTCGAGCATGGCCCGCTTGTTGTGCAGCACCTCTTTGGCGCGGATCTGAATGTCTGTGGCTTGGCCGCGCGCTCCGCTGCGGGGTTGATGCAACACGATGGAGGCATGGGGTAGGGCCGCTCTTTGACCCTTGGTGCCAGCGGAAAGAATCACGGCAGCTGTTCCCATCGCCTGCCCAATGCAAATCGTGTGGACAGGTGGCTTCACGTAGCGAAGCGTGTCGCAGATGGCAAAGGCTTCTGTCTCGAAGCCAATCGACTCTCCCGAATACCAACTCGTACCCGTTGAGTTGATATAGAAGTAAATCGGTTTGTCTGGGTTGTCGAACTCCAAAAAGAGGAGCTGGGCAATGATCAGTTCAGTTACGTCAAGGCCCATCTGACGCTTGGCATCTCCGTCTGAAAACAGCGGCAGGCCCAGATACACGATCCGCTCTTTGAGCATCAAAGAGGGAAGGTCAGGTGGGGGTGTGCGCATCACGCCTGAGTCGCCGTAATAAGGCGCTGATGTGGTCATTCCGCTAAGCATCCCTGTCGTAGAGCGAGCCTAGCGGGGTTAAGTGGATGGTTGCTCCTCAGTGCTGTCAGTCCGTGCAGCCTTGCTCTTGCTGCCCTTGCTGCTGCGGTTGCTCTTTGCGCCGTTTTTGTCACGTCGTGCAAACACCATGCGCCCTGTTGGGGTCTGCAGAGCACCGGTCACCACAACGGGCTGACGGGATCCGATCAAGCTCCGGCCCTCCTCAACGACCACCATCGTCCCGTCTTCGAGATAGCCCACTCCCTGACTGTCTTCTTTGCCTTCGCGCACGATTTTGAGCAACAGCTCATCACCAGGCTGAACCTCAGGGCGCAGGGCGATCACCAATTCGCTCAGATTCATCACTTTGATTTCTTTCACTTCGGCGACCTGGGCCAGGTTGAAGTCGGCTGTCACGAGCGTGCCGCCCGTGTCGCCTGCGAGGAGAAGCAGACGATCGTCTGTCCCCGTGCCTTCGTAACGGGTGCTGTTGATTACCAGTCGACGTCCGTATGTGTCGCGTAGATCGCGCAGAAGTTTGAGACCACGTCGCCCCTTGGCTCGCTTCTCCAAGTTGGTGGAGTCGGCCAATTGCTGCATCTCGTCGATCACGGTTTGAGCAACGATCGCCTGACCTTCCAGCAAACCGCAGGCCAACATGCCGCGGATTCGCCCATCGATGATCACGCTGGTGTCGAGGATCTTTGGGGTCGCAGGGGTGAGAACACCATCTGCGACCAGCAAGGCTTCCGTGCTTGTTGGGTTAAACAGGCGCAGGAGAGTGCGTCCATGAACCTCAGCGAGGTTGTACCCCAGAACCCCAAAAAACACATTGCTGAGAACCGCAGCCAAGGGTTTGACCAGCGTCACGCCACCGGCAAGTGGGAGCAGCAGAATGGGCGCCAGCAATAAGTTGGCGACTAACAAACCAAGGATCAATCCCACCGATCGACTGATCAATAAATCGGTGGGCATCGTGCGCACCTGCTGCATCAGTTGCAGCCGCAGCCGCTTAAAAACGAGGCCTGCTACGAGGCCTATGGCGGTGCCAAGGCCTGTGAGCGCGAGGCGAACCTGTTGGACATCAGTGACATCGTCCAGCATCTCTTGCGGAAGGAGATGAACTCCCATCCAGCCGGTTGCTCCACCGGAGATCAGAAATAGGACCAGGATGAGAACTTCAACCATGGCAATCAGTCGTGGCCGTTCACTCCGTATGCAGGCAGCATGCACCATCTTCCGTCGCTCTGCCTGCGCAGATGACCGCATCTGCACCTCGCAGCGCCTATTTACATATTCCTTTTTGCCATCGGCGTTGTTTTTACTGCGACTTCGCTGTGGTTCCTCTCGGTGATCGGGCTAATCCATTTGGAGGGTCTGGTAGTGGCTCAATCGAGGCCTACCTGGATCTGCTCAGCGCAGAGATCAACCTGTCTCCCCAAGGCCCTGCACTGGCCACCGTGTATGTCGGGGGTGGGACGCCATCGTTGTTGAGGCCCGATCAAATTGCAGCACTGCTGCAGCAGCTCAAAGGTCGATACGGCTTCCAGGACGGTGCCGAAATCACTCTCGAAATGGACCCTGCCACGTTTGAGAGACGTGATCTTCTCGCCCTGATCGCTGCAGGCGTCACCCGCGTGAGTTTGGGAGGTCAAAGTTTTGACGATGTCAGGCTCGCGGCCCTGGGGCGTCGACATCGCAGGCAGGATTTGCTGGAGGCCTGCCATTGGCTCCAAGAGTCTTTGCAGGTTGGTGAACTCCAGAGCTGGAGTTTGGATCTGATTCGAAACCTTCCAGACCAAGGAAATCTGGAATGGGAGGCTCAGCTGGAGCAGGCCGTCGCTGTTCAAGCTCCCCATGTGTCGATTTACGACCTAAGCGTGGAGCCAGGCACTGTGTTTGCTTGGCGTGAGAAGCGAGGCGAGCTGGCTCTCCCTGAGGAAGATGCGGCCGCCGACCGCATCGCCTTCACCACCCACAGGCTCCGACGGGCCGGTTACAGCCGCTATGAAATCTCAAATTTCGCCAGGCCAGGCCATGCCTCCAGGCATAACCGCGTGTACTGGAGTGGTGTGGGCTGGTGGGCCTTTGGCCTGGGTGCGACCAGTGCTCCCTGGGGGGAGCGGATGGCTCGGCCTCGTACCCGTGAGGCCTATGCCTCCTGGTTGAAGGAACAGAGTCAGAAACTAGATTCCAGCTTGCTTCAAGGGTCAGCGGGAAGCTTGGCTTTGGATGATCGGTTGATCGTGGGGCTGCGCTGCCATGAAGGCGTAGATCTATGGGATCTTGCGAGACGCTGCGGATGGAGCGAACAGCGCTGCAGCCGTGATCTATCCGCCCTGGAGGCGCGCTGGCAACCCTTTTTGGAAAGGGGTCTCCTAGAACGCTTTGGCTGTCGCTGGCGCCTCAGTGATCCCGAGGGGATGGCCGTTAGCAATCAGGTGCTGGTGGAGGTGGTGGAGTGGTGGGAGTTGCTCTCTGATCCCGTTGCTCCTTAAGCCAGCTTTTGAGAGCGTTAATGCTGAGTTCACGGCCTTGCATCCGGGCCGGAGTGAAGGGCGGTTGGCTTGGCGTTAAGCCCAGCAGGTCGGCGGTGACGCTGACCTGTCCATCGCAATCGGGTCCGGCGCCGATGCCGATCACCGGGATGGACAACGTGCGTCTCAACCGACCGGCGAGTTCGCTGGGGACATGCTCCACAACAAGGGAGAAACAACCGGCGTCCTGTAGAGCTTGTGCTTGGCGATGCAGTTTGTCCTGGCTACGCGGATCGATGCCTTGACGCCGGTAGCCGAGTCGGTGCACGGCCTGAGGGGTGAGTCCGAGATGGCCCATCACTGGAATACCCATGCGGACGAGGCGATCCACAACAGCAACGATCTCTGGCTCTCCACCTTCAAGCTTGATGGCAGCAGCATCCGACTCTTTGAGAATGGTGCCTGCAGCGGCGACGGCGCGATCGAGGCCGCACTGATAACTCAGGAACGGTAGATCGCAGACCACTAGTGGTTGCTGCGCGAGAGGTTTGCTCATTCCACGGCATACAGCCTG
The Synechococcus sp. CC9311 DNA segment above includes these coding regions:
- a CDS encoding sugar transferase — encoded protein: MHVSLRRTSFQAGGSTLRRRATKRHLELLSAPPSVLTSVALVRKQSRLGRSLKRSGDIAFSLLALGLGSPAFLLIAALVSLSSPGPVFYVQKRVGRRYRHFGCIKFRTMRADADAVLQRVLAESPEMRAEFERDFKLRQDPRITPIGRFLRRSSLDELPQFLNVLLGEMSVVGPRPIVDKEIERYGPFMDEVLAVRPGLTGLWQVSGRNNLSYPKRVRLDLAYSRGRSFLLDLAIILRTFGVLLLPMDRGAY
- the cbiB gene encoding adenosylcobinamide-phosphate synthase CbiB, producing MIAAAGLDLLVGDPRWCPHPVVAMGRVITGLRHWIEAWAGDLPFRLRAGGGLITLVLVLGSGGTGWLLERLILPQSPLPHPLAVLLVVIGLASALAARSLRDSVLAVIQALPDLPSARDCLSWIVGRDVSQLDQDDILRASAETASENAVDGLFAPLFWMLIGAGLWKAGFSQGPGPLALAWAFKASSTLDSMLGYKHGRLRWLGTAGARLDDLLTWLPCRLVLITLPLVSLSWTQWRTTVLAAAADGTPDPSPNAGLSESIFAHCADVQMGGFNRYGNTWINKPLLSRQSGKATASGVRKMLNLGLRLEGAWLLVAAGCSFVQ
- the ilvC gene encoding ketol-acid reductoisomerase, which gives rise to MAQLFYDSDADLSLLSGKTVAIIGYGSQGHAHALNLKDSGVNVVVGLYAGSRSAEKAKADGLEVLSVADASAKADWIMVLLPDEFQKEVYEKEIAPHLSAGKVLSFAHGFNIRFELIKPPADVDVLMIAPKGPGHTVRWEYQNGQGVPALFAIEQDASGNARGLAMAYAKGIGGTRAGILETNFKEETETDLFGEQAVLCGGLSELVKAGFETLVEAGYQPELAYFECLHEVKLIVDLMVKGGLSSMRDSISNTAEYGDYVSGPRLITADTKAEMKRILSDIQDGTFAKNFVAECAAGKPEMNKVRARDAEHPIEKVGKGLRSMFSWLKAA
- a CDS encoding ATP-dependent Clp protease proteolytic subunit; this encodes MPIGTPSVPYRLPGSQMERWVDIYTRLGVERILFLGQDVNDGVANSLVAQMLYLDSEDSSKPIYLYINSPGGSVTAGLAIYDTMQYVKSDVVTICVGLAASMGAFLLTAGTKGKRLALPHSRIMIHQPLGGTAQRQASDIEIEAREILRMKEMLNRSMADMTGQSFEKIEKDTDRDYFLSAAEAKDYGLIDRVISHPNEA
- a CDS encoding ATP-dependent Clp protease proteolytic subunit → MTTSAPYYGDSGVMRTPPPDLPSLMLKERIVYLGLPLFSDGDAKRQMGLDVTELIIAQLLFLEFDNPDKPIYFYINSTGTSWYSGESIGFETEAFAICDTLRYVKPPVHTICIGQAMGTAAVILSAGTKGQRAALPHASIVLHQPRSGARGQATDIQIRAKEVLHNKRAMLEILSTNTGRSVEELSADSDRMSYLTPQEAVTYGLIDRVLDSRKDLPAAVG
- a CDS encoding PIN/TRAM domain-containing protein, whose amino-acid sequence is MVEVLILVLFLISGGATGWMGVHLLPQEMLDDVTDVQQVRLALTGLGTAIGLVAGLVFKRLRLQLMQQVRTMPTDLLISRSVGLILGLLVANLLLAPILLLPLAGGVTLVKPLAAVLSNVFFGVLGYNLAEVHGRTLLRLFNPTSTEALLVADGVLTPATPKILDTSVIIDGRIRGMLACGLLEGQAIVAQTVIDEMQQLADSTNLEKRAKGRRGLKLLRDLRDTYGRRLVINSTRYEGTGTDDRLLLLAGDTGGTLVTADFNLAQVAEVKEIKVMNLSELVIALRPEVQPGDELLLKIVREGKEDSQGVGYLEDGTMVVVEEGRSLIGSRQPVVVTGALQTPTGRMVFARRDKNGAKSNRSSKGSKSKAARTDSTEEQPST
- the hemW gene encoding radical SAM family heme chaperone HemW — its product is MTASAPRSAYLHIPFCHRRCFYCDFAVVPLGDRANPFGGSGSGSIEAYLDLLSAEINLSPQGPALATVYVGGGTPSLLRPDQIAALLQQLKGRYGFQDGAEITLEMDPATFERRDLLALIAAGVTRVSLGGQSFDDVRLAALGRRHRRQDLLEACHWLQESLQVGELQSWSLDLIRNLPDQGNLEWEAQLEQAVAVQAPHVSIYDLSVEPGTVFAWREKRGELALPEEDAAADRIAFTTHRLRRAGYSRYEISNFARPGHASRHNRVYWSGVGWWAFGLGATSAPWGERMARPRTREAYASWLKEQSQKLDSSLLQGSAGSLALDDRLIVGLRCHEGVDLWDLARRCGWSEQRCSRDLSALEARWQPFLERGLLERFGCRWRLSDPEGMAVSNQVLVEVVEWWELLSDPVAP
- the panB gene encoding 3-methyl-2-oxobutanoate hydroxymethyltransferase translates to MRPAELIRFKQSGRAITMLTAWDALSAALVEEAGADVVLVGDSLAMVVLGHATTLPVTLEHMLHHTQAVCRGMSKPLAQQPLVVCDLPFLSYQCGLDRAVAAAGTILKESDAAAIKLEGGEPEIVAVVDRLVRMGIPVMGHLGLTPQAVHRLGYRRQGIDPRSQDKLHRQAQALQDAGCFSLVVEHVPSELAGRLRRTLSIPVIGIGAGPDCDGQVSVTADLLGLTPSQPPFTPARMQGRELSINALKSWLKEQRDQRATPTTPPPPPAPDC